One Mugil cephalus isolate CIBA_MC_2020 chromosome 8, CIBA_Mcephalus_1.1, whole genome shotgun sequence genomic window carries:
- the slc25a37 gene encoding mitoferrin-1 yields MELSSERAVATLEMSQTKSKDDEEPSGTDGDYESLPPHVSVTTHMTAGAVAGILEHTVMYPVDSVKTRMQSLQPDPNAQYRGVYEALKRIIRTEGFFRPLRGLNITMMGAGPAHALYFACYERLKRSLSDVIQSGGNSHLANGVAGSVATVLHDAVMNPAEVVKQRMQMYNSPYRGLWDCVRTVTHTEGIGAFYRSYSTQLTMNIPFQAVHFITYELMQEQLNPHRHYHPGSHIVSGAIAGAVSAAITTPLDVCKTLLNTQENVALNSVNVSGHLSGMANAFRTVYRLGGPGAFFKGVQARVIYQMPSTAIAWSVYEFFKYFLTKQQVEQEAGPRQL; encoded by the exons ATGGAGCTGAGCTCGGAGCGTGCGGTGGCCACGCTGGAGATGTCGCAGACGAAAAGCAAAGACGACGAGGAACCGTCAGGCACTGACGGGGACTACGAGAGCTTGCCACCTCATGTCTCAGTGACGACCCACATGACAGCAGGCGCCGTGGCTGGCATACTGGAGCACACGGTGATGTACCCCGTGGACTCTGTCAAG aCGAGGATGCAGAGCCTGCAGCCGGACCCAAATGCTCAGTACCGGGGCGTGTATGAGGCTCTGAAAAGGATCATCCGGACAGAGGGATTCTTCAGACCCCTTAGGGGCCTTAACATCACCATGATGGGAGCAGGGCCGGCCCACGCGCTCTACTTCGCCTGCTACGAACGGCTGAAGCGCTCGCTGAGCGACGTCATTCAGAGTGGAGGCAACAGCCATTTAGCCAATG GTGTGGCTGGGAGCGTGGCCACCGTTCTTCACGATGCAGTGATGAATCCAGCTGAAG TGGTCAAGCAGAGGATGCAAATGTATAATTCTCCATACCGAGGACTTTGGGACTGTGTTCGCACGGTGACGCACACCGAAGGCATCGGAGCCTTCTACCGCAGCTACAGCACACAACTGACCATGAACATCCCCTTCCAGGCCGTTCACTTCATCACCTACGAACTGATGCAGGAGCAGTTAAACCCCCACAGACACTACCACCCCGGCAGCCACATAGTGTCGGGAGCAATAGCGGGAGCCGTTTCCGCCGCAATAACTACTCCACTTGATGTTTGTAAAACGCTGCTCAACACACAAGAGAATGTAGCGCTCAACTCGGTGAACGTCAGCGGCCACTTATCAGGAATGGCCAATGCCTTCAGGACTGTGTACCGGCTCGGTGGTCCGGGAGCTTTCTTCAAAGGGGTCCAAGCTcgggtcatttaccagatgccctCCACTGCCAttgcctggtcggtgtatgaGTTCTTCAAGTACTTCCTGACAAAGCAGCAGGTGGAACAAGAGGCAGGACCTCGGCAGCTGTAA
- the nkx3-1 gene encoding homeobox protein Nkx-3.1: protein MDMSGAVKPVTSFLIEDILSIKESTGFNGKCCSQKKERCSQWKEESEELSPQLCPQETTFGAQTESLDTSCPSSSESRSFSSHGKQKRSRAAFTHLQVLELEKKFNHQKYLSAPERAHLASTLRLTETQVKIWFQNRRYKTKRKQQTSEFCKDAYKADGLSLREDLIRSSLITSFCKAYRYRPYPWDYSGPWGPVFW from the exons ATGGACATGTCTGGTGCAGTCAAACCTGTGACTTCCTTCCTCATTGAGGACATCCTGTCCATTAAGGAGAGCACAGGATTTAATGGCAAGTGCTGCTCGCAGAAGAAGGAGCGATGTTCACAGTGGAAAGAGGAATCTGAGGAGTTGTCGCCACAACTCTGCCCTCAGGAGACGACGTTTGGGGCGCAGACAG AGTCCCTGGACACATCCTGTCCCAGCTCCTCAGAGTCCAGAAGTTTTTCCTCCCATGGGAAACAGAAGCGCTCAAGGGCGGCTTTCACCCATCTGCAAGTGCTCGAACTGGAGAAGAAATTTAATCACCAGAAATACCTGTCCGCCCCCGAGAGGGCTCACCTGGCCAGCACCTTAAGACTAACCGAGACCCAGGTGAAAATCTGGTTTCAGAACAGAAggtacaaaacaaaacgaaagcAGCAGACGTCCGAGTTCTGCAAGGACGCGTATAAAGCAGACGGACTGAGCCTGAGAGAGGATCTGATCAGATCGTCGCTAATTACATCTTTCTGCAAAGCCTACAGATACAGGCCCTACCCGTGGGACTACAGCGGCCCCTGGGGCCCTGTGTTTTGGTGA
- the nkx2.7 gene encoding NK2 transcription factor related 7 → MHPSSTTSTPFSVKDILRIEHQHDYENDFLMTDQVVPMHHQQVHAAPRNCDFYDCQPEPCVSAARGKLDTHNLEGEGEIHEQEICGLDSSPDRDTDAKSRPRVRRKPRVLFSQSQVSELERRFRQQRYLSAPEREHLALMLKLSSTQVKIWFQNRRYKCKRQRQDKSLELAGYPPAPRRVAVPVLVRDGRLCDAGSHSAPYNVTLGHYNPVFGYGNSSLYGCNYVSHSASMTPSQMSNNQLVDLTGNAEGPFSHGQFQPSLQGVRGW, encoded by the exons ATGCATCCCAGTTCAACGACCTCGACGCCCTTTTCCGTGAAGGACATTTTGAGAATCGAGCACCAGCATGActatgaaaatgattttttgaTGACTGACCAGGTTGTGCCGATGCACCATCAACAAGTGCACGCTGCGCCCCGAAACTGTGACTTCTACGACTGCCAGCCTGAGCCGTGCGTCTCCGCAGCACGGGGGAAGCTGGATACTCACAATTTAGAAGGAGAAGGGGAGATACACGAGCAGG AGATCTGCGGCCTTGACAGCTCACCAGACCGCGACACAGACGCCAAAAGCAGACCCAGGGTGCGCAGGAAGCCCCGGGTCCTCTTCTCTCAGTCCCAGGTGTCCGAGCTGGAGAGACGCTTCAGGCAGCAGCGCTACCTGTCCGCCCCGGAGAGAGAGCACCTGGCCCTCATGCTCAAACTCTCCTCCACCCAGGTTAAAATCTGGTTTCAGAACAGGAGGTACAAATGTAAGCGTCAGAGGCAGGACAAGTCTCTGGAGCTGGCGGGCTATCCACCTGCGCCCAGGAGGGTGGCGGTGCCGGTGCTGGTGAGGGACGGGAGGCTGTGCGACGCAGGTTCCCATTCAGCCCCTTATAATGTGACACTCGGACATTATAACCCCGTGTTTGGTTATGGAAACAGCAGCCTGTACGGATGCAATTATGTCTCACATTCAGCGAGTATGACTCCCTCACAGATGTCCAATAATCAGTTGGTTGATTTAACCGGGAACGCTGAGGGGCCTTTCAGCCACGGACAGTTTCAGCCTTCTTTACAGGGAGTAAGAGGCTGGTGA